A section of the Spirosoma pollinicola genome encodes:
- a CDS encoding LVIVD repeat-containing protein: MKPNYLLLFVFPWFFLSGCTDTCKETRTYRRYSPITFTTTQLRQGVQTEAPQLLVNPGKIYAKDQFLLINELKEGIHVIDNRDPATPKPVAFIRIPGNGDMAIRNNILYADSYMDLIAFDISNPSSIQLVKRVQNVFPSGSFEGGWWSHDVNNQIVYDQKVSYVTETVDTNCEENVSPNRGGWVTDIFFSAQASFSSDNSGSATTNGVAGSMARFALYNDYLYTVNQSALQLFNIKTPADPKIGNQVQLGWGIETIFPYKDKLFIGSQSGMHIYDNINPEKPTLLSVFQHARVCDPVVVHDNIAYVTLRSGNQCGGFTNQLDVVDISNLLSPRLLKSYPMRNPHGLGVSYPNLFICEGAYGLKSFDMRDAMSIDKNLMQYIETLNAYDVIPLEKSLLLIGKDGFYQFDISNPRQMRQLSHIPISRPSYY; this comes from the coding sequence ATTATTTACTTCTATTTGTGTTCCCATGGTTCTTCTTATCGGGTTGTACAGACACGTGTAAAGAGACCCGCACGTATCGTCGTTACTCACCCATAACGTTCACGACAACTCAACTTCGGCAGGGTGTTCAGACAGAAGCGCCCCAGTTGCTGGTCAATCCCGGTAAGATTTACGCAAAAGATCAGTTTCTGCTTATCAACGAGTTGAAAGAAGGTATTCACGTTATTGATAACCGTGACCCAGCAACGCCAAAACCAGTTGCCTTCATCCGGATTCCCGGCAACGGGGATATGGCCATTCGCAATAATATTCTGTATGCTGACAGCTACATGGATCTCATTGCCTTTGATATCAGCAACCCGTCTTCGATTCAGCTTGTAAAACGCGTTCAGAATGTGTTTCCCAGTGGCTCTTTTGAAGGGGGCTGGTGGAGCCATGACGTTAACAATCAGATAGTGTATGATCAGAAGGTTAGCTATGTAACAGAAACCGTTGACACCAACTGCGAAGAAAACGTCAGCCCGAACAGGGGGGGGTGGGTAACGGATATTTTCTTTAGTGCACAGGCGTCTTTCAGCTCTGATAACTCTGGTAGCGCAACAACAAACGGGGTGGCGGGCTCCATGGCGCGCTTTGCCCTGTATAATGATTACCTCTATACGGTCAATCAATCGGCTTTGCAGTTATTTAACATTAAAACTCCGGCCGATCCAAAAATCGGAAATCAAGTGCAGTTGGGGTGGGGGATAGAAACCATTTTCCCGTATAAAGACAAGCTGTTTATCGGCTCGCAATCGGGAATGCACATTTATGACAATATCAATCCCGAAAAACCGACGCTTCTATCCGTTTTCCAACACGCCCGCGTATGCGATCCAGTAGTTGTGCATGACAATATTGCCTATGTAACCCTCCGTTCGGGAAACCAGTGTGGCGGTTTCACCAACCAGCTTGATGTTGTCGATATTTCGAATCTTTTAAGTCCGCGTTTGCTCAAGAGCTATCCCATGCGCAATCCGCATGGCTTAGGTGTGTCCTACCCGAACCTGTTCATTTGCGAGGGGGCCTATGGTCTGAAATCATTCGATATGCGAGATGCTATGAGCATCGACAAAAACCTGATGCAGTACATCGAGACGTTGAATGCTTACGATGTCATTCCTTTAGAAAAATCGTTGTTGCTGATTGGTAAAGATGGGTTTTATCAATTTGACATCAGTAATCCGCGCCAAATGCGCCAGTTGAGTCATATTCCGATTAGCCGTCCTTCCTATTACTAA